From a single Planctomicrobium piriforme genomic region:
- a CDS encoding transthyretin-like family protein — translation MKLIGISAFAMLLGCGHSTDLPETADVEGVVTYQGQPLSSASVIFSPESGPIAMGVTDQNGVFHLKTQGSDGAKIGNHQVTVQAMGIPGGGAVTSVDPKTGRDLTVKMVSQIPEKYGIVGESGLTAVVERKKQNEFRFDLK, via the coding sequence ATGAAATTGATCGGAATCAGTGCCTTTGCAATGTTGCTGGGTTGTGGTCATTCCACGGATCTGCCTGAGACGGCTGATGTCGAGGGGGTTGTGACCTACCAGGGCCAGCCGCTGTCGTCGGCGAGCGTGATCTTCAGTCCGGAATCCGGCCCAATCGCGATGGGGGTGACGGATCAAAATGGCGTGTTTCACCTGAAGACGCAGGGCAGCGACGGCGCGAAGATTGGAAATCATCAGGTGACGGTCCAGGCGATGGGCATACCCGGCGGCGGAGCCGTGACTTCAGTGGACCCCAAGACCGGGCGAGATCTGACGGTGAAGATGGTCTCGCAGATTCCGGAGAAATATGGAATTGTCGGGGAAAGCGGTCTGACCGCGGTGGTGGAACGCAAGAAACAGAATGAGTTCCGTTTTGATCTGAAGTGA